In Parabacteroides timonensis, the genomic stretch ATTTGGAGAAAAGAGGTGGGTGTTTTTTATTATTGGTCAAAAGGCTGTAAATATATTTGTATTTAATCATTATTATTTTCTATAGTAGGTTTAAGTGGCAAAAGCCAGTTGCTATTTATAGTGCAACTGGCTTTCAATATTAAAAGTAGAAAGAATAATTCGGGAATTTACGAGGGTTTGTGGTTGTCTTTAAAGCAAAAACAGTGCCTGCTTTCTTTTGAGGTTGTGATTGGAAACTAATAGTAACTTTATCTTTTCCCATTGTCAGATTTTCTGGTAATTCATAGGTTACTTCATAAAAAGTGACAGGATGTTTATCAAATAGATTCTCAGTTGCTATTCGTGTTCCATTTACCAGAATATCAAATACATGATCTTTGGCTTCATTTCCCCAATAGGTTACAACCAGATAGTTTTTCTTGTTCTTATCAAGTTTCATATCATAAGAAAACCATCCTGCAGCTTCTCGTCCCCATCTTGTTTTTTCCCAGGTATTAAAACCTAATGCAGGAGAATGACCGGCTTGATAAGTTAGTTGTGTATTTTCTCCTTTCATATTATGTGCTTTTTCATCTGCTTTATATGAAGGACGTAATTCATCAATAATTATCTTATTCCTTAATGACATTTCATCTGGCGTATACATTTTTAAATAAAGAGTATACCGTTGATGATGAGTCAGGTAATAGGGGAGAAGTTGAATCTCTTTTTTTTCTCCTTGCAGGTAGCCGACATTAACCGTTTGATATTCCATCGGTTGTTTGTTCGTAGGTTTCAACCAGCTATCCAGGTCTGCTTTATTTACCAATAGAGTCGGAATATCATTCAGTGGAACAAAAGTGTTATTGTCTCCAGCATATTTTACCCGGTCTTTGGGCATATTGTCAGTACCTAACACACCGGCATATACAATAGGCCCTTTTAATATAGCATTCATGTAAGGATCATCTTTAGAAGGTTCCAGACGAAATGTCTGTGGTAATTCTACCGTTATTTCATCACCTGTTTTCCAGTCTTTGTTCAGGCAGATATATTCACCGGGTTTTGTGTCGACAGGAATCGATTCTCCATTGATCTGTATACTGACTGTACTTTCTATCCATGTTGGATAACGAAGATAGATCGGATTGTTATATCCTTTGTTTTCTGTTATCTTAAGAATTACTTTATCCTGTTCAGGGAAGCTTGTTTCCTGTCTAAGTTTTAGACCTTTCTCTTTCCAGTTCAATTCTGAAGGAATAAAAAGATTAACGTATAGAACCTGATTGTTATTGAAATAAATGCCTTCTCCGTACTTGGAATGGTTTTCCATACCCGTTCCGACGCAACACCAAACGCCTTCAATATTGAAGCGATCACTATAGGATTTAAAACCTCCGGGTAGAGTTGATGTATAATAAGTGACTCCTCCTGAGTGTGGATCTTGTGAAGCCAGGATATGGTTATATAAAGCCCGTTCAAAATATTCCATATGTTTAAGATCGCCTGTACTTTCGAATGTGTTCAATGCCACTTTTAGCATGTTGTATGTATTACATGTCTCACTGGAAGTATATCCCAATCGTTTAGTGGTCTCTCCTGGTTTTCCAAAACGTTCGTAACAACTATTACCACCGATACAATTGATATGATTATTATAAGCCATTTCTAGGAAATTTCTTGTTGCCTTACCACTCACTTCGTCTCCGGATAATTGATATTGGCGGGCTGTCCCTTCAAATGTAGGAACTTGAAAGTTTGCATGGCGACCATATAATACATCTTTATTATCAGCAATATTCAGGATCACTTTCTGATGATTGAACTTCATAGAGGTTTCCAGATATTTCTTATTTCCTGTCACTGCGTATAGATCAGCATAAACAGCATTCATTCCTCCATGTTCAAGATCAAGAAATCCATCAAATAGGTCGGGGTTGACTTTTAGAACAAATTCGGCAAGCGGATCGGCGTCTTCAATCCACAAATGGAGGGCATTTGAATTGTTACAATATAAATATGCGTCTCTATAAGCGGCATGTACTTTATGTATTCCATAAAAAACATTTCCACAATTTCCTCCCCACGGATATCCGGCATCATCGGGTTTGTTAAGAAGAAGTTCCCCATCCAGTAATTTCTCAAAAGGATAGCTTTTCTTTTCACCTTTAGCTTTCTGTAATGTTTCTTTCTTTTGTTTGATTGTTGCCAGTTCGTTAATAATGTAGTTTACTCGATTCAGATATTCAGTATCCCCTGTTTGGGCATACATAAGGGATATACCCGAAATGTAATGAGGAAGATCACCTGGACGGGTACCTTCCGGTTGATTCGATCCGGGATAACTCCCTTTTTCCGGTAATCCAACCTCTTTACGAGCCTTGTTTAGCATCCTTTCCACATCCATGTCGAGAAGATATTGCTGAGATACTTTCATGGCGTTGTAGAATGGACTACCGGGAAGGAGCCGTACATCTGATAAGCAAAATGTTTGCCATACTTTTGGCTTTTTGCTGATTACAACAGTTTTTTTATCGATTTCTCCTCCCAGAATCATCTGGGAGAAGAATAGCAAAATGAATAAATAGGTGTTTCTCATTATAAATAATTTTTTAATCTGGATAACCAGGATTCTGTTTTAAATTAGGATTGGCCACTCGTTGAGCAGATGGTATTGGGAATAAATTCAGGTTTACATTGTTACTGGCTTCGTGGAAAGGCCATGAACCTTTGATAAAGTTATTATCGAAACGTATTAATTGAGTGCGTCTCATACCTTCTGTGGCAAATTCCCACCCCCATTCCTGTAACATACGTCCGAATCGTACCGGGACATTATTCACATTGATTGTAGCTGCTAATTCTGCTCCTGTTACAGGATGAGGTGTGTCAAATGCTCTTTCCCTCACTAGGTTAACCAATGATGCTGCTTCGTCAGCATTCCCTCCGGTTCGTAAAATACACTCAGCTTTGGTAAATAACACTTCAGCATATCGCATGCTTTGAAAGTCGTTATCGCAAGAAGCTCCGATCTGGTTCATTTTGGGTAGATATTTACCATTTCTATATCCATCCAGTTCTTTGGCATCAGTTAACGATGTTATTTCTTTCCGGTAAGACAAAGGAACATCGATACCTCCTTCTTTAGCTGTAAGTACATTACCTCGCGGATCTTTTTGTACTCCAAAAAGAAAACTACCTTCAATCCGCTTATCGTCCGGATCGTAAGAGTCGATGAAAGAATGTAGGACACAGACTCCGTTATGACCTCCGAAATTGATTGCATCCCATCTTTTGTTCTGTCCTCCGATAAAGGTCATTTCACAGAAGACATACATACCGAGTCCCTGCACATTATCCATGGGATATGCAAAAATGTTTTCGACACTACCTTCATTGTTAGGCACAAAATTATCTTCAAAGACAGGTAATAGTTCATATTGTCCTGAATTAATGATGTCATCGCAAAGTTTAATTGCTTCGGCATATCTATTTTCTCCTATGCTTGCTTCTGCGTTTAAATATAAACGGGCAAGAAGCATTTTACCTGACCATTTGTTCATTTTACCATAAGTGGATACTTTATCTTCACTTGCTTTATCGATGTTTTCCAACAATTCTTTTTCTATAAATTTATAGATATCTGCGCGTGAGGCTGTTTCCGGAAGCCAACCGTCAGGAACATCATATTTGTCAACAAGTGGTACGTTTCCAAAGATATCGAATAAATAATAATACCACATAGCTCGTACTATTTTTATTTCAGCAATCATCTTGTCTTTGTTTGGTAAATCCAGACCTGATTCTTCTATCTGATAAAGAACGCGATTACAATTATTGACACCTGTATAAAGGATTTCCCACCACCGGGCGAATTGTGAATCGCCTGTCATCCAGGTATGTTTGTGTAAACGTTGGAAGATGCCTTCATCATACCATGCTCCGCCTATACGGGTAGGTATGATGGAAATATCTCCTGTAGCTTCGCTATCCCAGATAGAATGCCATTGGAGTATTTCTCTGAAATTTGCATAGATGGGGCCCATTGCCCTGTTTATATCATCTTCTGTTTTATAGAAATCTTTACTGTCAATTCTGCTGTAAAGCGTTTCATCCAGATTTGTACAACTGGCTATCACCAGGAGTAAAAGATTTAATAATATGTATTTTTTCATGTTTCTTTCAATTTAAATTAGAATGATAAATTAACACCAAATGTAAAGGTACGAGTTGTAGGATATATTTCTCCTCGTCCGGCAATAGAACCGGCTGTTCCCGGATCAAGTACACTAGATCCTGTAAGGCTTACTTCGGGGTCGAGTCCGGAGTACTTAGTGAAGGTAAATAGATTCAAACCTGAAGCATATACGCGTAAGTTTCTGATTTCTTTACATGGTAACTTAAAGGTATAACCTAGTGTAATATTATCGATCTTAACAAAATTACCATTTTCAATATAATAATCCGAGTAAACAGGAGAGTCCCATATATAAGATTGCATACCTTTCGGTATTTCAAGTGCTTTCTTTGTCATATTTGTTCCTGCTTTGGCATGTTGTGCCTGTGTAAATCGCATATCATAACGATTTAATACCTGGAACAGGAATGAACCGCGGGCTGAGATTGTCAGGTCGAAATTTTTATAAAAAATAGTGGTACTTAAACCGGCATTGATTTTGGGTATACCATTACCGGTGATTGCTTTGTCTTCTTCTCCAATCTTATCAGCTGTAGTCGGCTTGTTATCTTTATCATAAAATAACCATTTTCCTTCAGGAGTCAAACCTGCATAACGCCAACTATAAAAGTTTCCGACAGGTTGTCCTTGTTCCAGTCTATGAGTATAAGTTTTCATAGGCTCTTCTGTATCACCTACTTGCACCCAGTCTTTTTGATACAAAGCGTTTGATAATGAGTTTACGACATTTTTGTTGTAAGAAAAATTACCATTGACAGACCATTGTAAATCTTTGTTTCTGATAGCATCATAATTCATAGATAGTTCTATACCCTTATTTGTGATTTTACCTACATTAGCCCAGGTATTGGCAACCAGGTTTGGTGGTACAGGTACCGGATAATTGAATAACAGGTCTGATGTTTTTCTCATGTATACATCAACGGAACCGGATAAGCGATTTTTGAATAAGGAGAAGTCTACACCGAGATTATATTCATTTTTAGTTTCCCATTTCAGGTCCGGATTGGGATTTGAGGTCGGAACAACCGATTGAACCCAATTCCCGTTAGAATAAATGATTTGTCCGTAATCCAACAGAGTAAGTGATAAATAGGGATCGTTAGGCATAGTTCCGGTTACTCCAAAACCTGCTCTCAATTTCAATGTATTGATAAATTCAACATCTTTTAAAAAGTTTTCTTTCTTTATTTCCCAACCAGCAGATATTGCAGGGAATAATCCCCATTTATTACTTTTACCAAATTTGGAGGAGCCTTCATCCCTTAAACTTCCCATAATGAAATATTTTTCATCGAAATTATAAGTAACACGGCCAAAGAAAGCAATCAGTTTGCTGCTATTTCTAAAACTTCCGAGAGTGGCTTTTCCATCTTTAATGGAACTGGCGGTGCCTATGTTCCAAGGACCAAATAAGTCTGTCGGAAGATTATCTGCATACATATTGGTATATTTATAATCGAAGTCCTGATAGCTATATCCTACCATTGCAGAAAAACGATGTTTACCGATAGCTTTAACATAATCTCCTGTAAGTTCCAGGGTTTTATCCATATTCAGGGTATTAGTTAATGTTGCATTTGGTAATGTTCCATTTTGGGCAAAAGAAGGATGTTTTTTTGTTCTTGAGGCATTGTATTCGGTGTCATATCTTTGCATGGCTCCCATAGCCGATATGTTTAACCCTTCGAAAGGAGATAAAGTTATTTTCCCACTAGCTAGAAGTCGATTCCATTCTTTTTCCCTGGTTTCTTCTTTTAATAAAGCGACAGGATTAGATGGCATTCCGTACGTATCGACATAGCTACCGTCTTCATTGTAAATGGGTATTGTAGGATTTCTTTGGATAGCTCCAACATATACACCTCTTTCTCCTACCAGATTGTCTTTTCCGGTTGCATTGTTGATATTTAAATTAATCTTCAGACGGTTATTGAACATCGCATGGTTGACGCTTGCTTTCACGTTTAGCTGATCTCTGTCTGAATTTAGAATGATCCCTTGATTTTGTTTATATGTGACGGAGGCTGAATAATTAGAATTCATATCACCTCCCCGTATAGACAGGTTATGAGATTGGCTTATCGGTGTTCTTAATATCTCATCAACATAATTGACGTTGTCTCCATAGTCTAAAATATTCACATTGTTTTCAATGAACTGTGGGTCGTTTTTTAGATTCTTGTATTCGCTTGCACTTAAAACGTCTATTTTGTTTTTAATTGTATTGACGGATAGGTAGCCATTGTAATCTAACGTCATCTTTCCGGAACCGTTATTTCTTTTCGTTGTTACAATTACGACACCATTAGTCCCTCTTGTACCATAAATAGCTGCGGCAGATCCGTCTTTCAACACATCGATACTTTCAATATCTTCAGGAGCAATAGCACTTAATACACCACCAGGAATACCATCGATAATGATGAGGGGAGCAGTGGAAGAAGAAAGAGTTGACACTCCTCTAAGCATCATTTGTATATCAGAAGTTGGGTCGCCGGAAGGATTTACTACTTGTAAGCCTGCTACTTTCCCTTGTATAAGTTGTTCTGCACTTTTAACCGAACCTTTTATAAAATCATCGGAGGTTACTTTTGATATGGAGGTTGTTATTTCAGATCGCCGTTGCTGACCATATCCGATTACAACAACTTCGTCGATCATCTTTGTATCTTCGATTAATCTGATATTTAAATTTGTTTGATTGGTAACAGTGACTTCTTGCATGTTATATCCTATGTAGGAAATAACAAGAGGTTCTTTCCCTGATATTTCAAGGGTAAAATTACCATCTGCATCAGATATAGTTCCGTTGGATGTTCCTTTCTCTACAACATTGGCACCGATAATGGCTTCTCCGGATTGATCTGTGACAGTACCTGTGATTTTCCGTTTTTGTTGTGTCGTGCTTGTTTCAGTACTTTTTTTCTCAAACAGATAAATTTTGCCATTTTTCACTTCGTAGTTCAAATTGGTACCACTTACAAGTTTGTCTAACGCTTGGTTGAGTTCTACATCTGTAACATGAATACTAATTCTACGATTCAGATTAACAATTTGTTTGCTATATGCCATGCTGAGACCCGTTTGTTGTGAGATGGCAGATAGTACAGTTTCTACTTTCACATTGTCGAGGGCAATGGAAACTTTCTGGGCAGAGGCTTTTGCGGTAAAACTTAATAAAGAGATTACCCAAAATAGAAATGTAAGTTTCATTGTATTCGGAATTTTCTTAATTAATAATAACAAATGCTTACTCTCTGATGTGAGATACTTTTTTTTCATCTTGTGTAATTTTAAGGTTGAATACTAGTGATGATAGTAGCATGCTTCTGAATAATTGACACATGTCTGAAAAAAAAGTATGAGTTGAATATTGTTTATTTCTTCAAAGAAACAGAGTAAGAGCTATTTTTCTGCTCTGTAAATCGCACAGGTGCAATCTTTTCTAATTCAGATAATATTTCCTGAACTTGTTTTTTGTGTGATGTAAGTGTATAGCTATATTTTAAAGTTGAAGGATCATTGATGATAAAGTTTATGTTGTACCATCGGGAAAGTGTTGCTATAACTTCAGACAAAGGAGTATTGTCAAATATGATCAGATTTTTTTTCCAAGCAGAAGCCTGTGTTATATCTTTGGATTTTGTAATCAGACATTTTTGAGTTATTTTATTATAAGTAGCTTTTTCCCCTGGTTTTAAAAAAGCAATAGATTGTATTTTATTACTGATAGATATTTTTCCAGTCTCAAGTGTAATGAGAATATCAGAGTCGCTTGAATATGCTTTTACATTAAAAGTAGTGCCCAGTACTTGTACATTTATGCTATTTAAATCAACAATAAAAGGACGTTCCTTATTAGAACTGATTTCAAAAAAGGCTTCACCCTCTAATTCTACTTTTCGTTCTGTGAAGCTGAATTTTCGGGGATATTTTATCCGGCTTTCTGAATTTAAGGAAGCCTTCGAACCATCCTGAAATACCAGTTGCATGCGTTCTCCTTTGGGCACGACTATTTCTTCATATCCAGCGTTATCAAACAGATCCACTTTTTTGTCGATATACCAGAATTGTCCTGTGAGTAAGAGTATAGGGATAAGTATGGCTGCAACTTTGAATAGGATACGTCCTCTCTGTTGTCTACGAATACGATTTATAATGAACTCGTACATTTCGGATGAAGGAATCGGGTGTTCTATATAATCTGATTCCTGCCTTAATGGAATATTTTTTAAATCGTTATCCATTAGCTTAGATAAAAAGGTTCCTCCTTCAGGAGTAGAGAACCAACGTATAACTTCTTTGGCTTCTTCCTGAGTTGCCGTATTATTCAGTGTATTATCTATTTTTCTTTTATCCGGGGTGTCCATATTGTTTGTTTTTTAATTGACATTTTATGTGTTTTGAAGTATGAATTAGATCCAGAATGCTCCTATCTGATTAATAAATAGGTTATTAACAGTAGTGTCTTGTCGAAATTATTACGTAGTATTTTGATCGCCTGAGCGTAATGTGTTTTGACTGTTGGTATCGATATTTGCATTTTCTTTGCAATTTCCTGATTGGAGAGATTTCCTTGTAATTTGTATAGACAAACTATTTTTTTCTGTTCAGGTAGACCATTGATTGCATGATACAATGCTATCATCTGTTCTTTTTCTTCTAATCGGGATAATATTTCGTTTTCATATTCGATCGGTGATTGTGCCATTTCGTAGTTTTTTTCGAGAGCAGTCAAATTATTCCTGATTTCGTTCAGTGTATAATTTTTAAGCATCGTATGTAAGTAATTTTTTAAATTGACGTTGATTATTAATATCTCTCGGATTTCCCATAGTTTCAGGAATATTTGTTGAACTATATCCTTCGCTACATCCTTGTCTTTAAGATATTTGTAAGCTAATACATAAAGCAGTCTGTTATACCGGTTATAAATTACCGTAAATGCATTTTCATTACTCCTTTTTAAAAGGGATAATAACTGTTCGTCAGTATATTCTAAAAATGTGTTATATTGGTTGTACATCTTTTGTTTTTCATTTGCTAGCATTTGATTTTCCGAAAAGGAACAAAATATTCATATATAACATGACACATGAAAACGAGAAAAGGATGATAAAAACTGAATTTATTTTTAGTGATTGATCACTTTCCAATCATTAAACTCCAAACTTAACTGTTTCCATCTTTCTTTTTCTATTGTTTCTTCCCGTTCTTCCTGTGGGTTTGAAACAGAAAGGCCAAGTAGGCGGATCGGGTGTGTGGCGTAATTAACCTCTTTCAGTAGCTGTTTGGCTAACGGAAGGATTTCATTGAGGGTGGTTAGTTCGTGGAGTTGTGTGATACTTTTCGTTTTGAGGGTGAAATCATGGAATTTGATCTTTAATGTGAGGGTGTTACCTTTGAACCCCGTTCGTTGCAGGCGGCCGATCAGTTCGGTCGCTACATGGTAAAGCTCGATGATGACGGACGATTGGAGGGAAATATCTTTTTCCAGCGTATGTTCGCATCCTACCGATTTGCGGATACGCACGGCTTCGACCGGGCGCAGGTCTATTCCGCGGGAACATTCATAATACAGGAAGCCGGCTTTCCCGAACTGGCGGGTAAGCATTTCCAATGAGCATTCCCTTAGCTTTTCTCCATTGTGGATACCCAACGTATGCATCTTTTTGGCGGTGACGGGACCGACACCCCAGAATGATTCGATGGGCAGGCGGGCGATAAAATCGAGAGCCTGTGCCGGATGGATCGTACAAAGACCGTCCGGTTTCCGGTAGTCGGAAGCAATCTTTGCCAGGAACTTATTATAGGATACGCCAGCTGAGGCGACCAGGTTCAGTTCCTGACGAATCTTTTGTTTGATTTCTTTAGCGATATCGACGGCTAGAAGCATTTGTTTTTTATTTTCTGTTACGTCGAGAAATGCTTCATCCAGTGAGAGAGGTTCTATGATATCTGTATATTCATGGAATATTTCATGGATCTGTGAGGAGACCTCTTTATATACATTCATTCTACCCGGAACGAAGATCAAGTGAGGGCATAATCGTTTAGCTTTTTGTGACGACATGGCGGAACGGACTCCATATTTCCGTGCTTCATAGCTGGCTGCGGCAACCACACCACGTTCTTCCGAATAACCGACGGCTAATGCTTTTCCCCGTAATTCCGGATTATCCCGCTGCTCGACTGATGCATAGAATGCATCCATATCTATATGTATGATTTTACGTTCCGTATAACCTCCTTTTCCTAAACAAAGATAGCTAAAAAAAGGAACATGCGGATATTTGCCTACTACTTATAAAATCCAAAATAAGTTTAATCGATTTCTGATATATTATAAATATGACGATATTTGTATTCGAGTAAAAAGAGTAAAAACCAAGTTGTTGCAGAAAATGTCCGCTTTTTAGTATGGACAATCATATGAGCACTTAAAAAAGAAGGTGTATCCACAAATGAAGAAAAGTATTTTATTAAGGTTGTTTATTATTGTGTGTTTATTGACAGGGTATTGGGGAATGTTCGGGGTACAAAGTATAAAAGCTGATATCAATCAGCTTCCGGAGCATAACAAGGATGTGTATGACGAATTTATTCCAATATATAGTTCTTTATTTGGTAAAATAAATAGTTTAAGTACTTCTGATAATTGGGGACAGACTACTATTTTATCTGAATTTGAGATTCAAGGGGGGAATAACATTCTTAAATTGGAATCATTCAACACTCAACCTATTTCTTTCTATGAGGATGCATTCCTCAGATCGGTAGTGACACATATAAATGTAGACCTATTTGTAGAACAAGAGATTAATTCTTTGGATGTTCGATTATTTGCTCCGAGAGATGAAAATGTAACTCTTCAATATGTAACAGGACCTTTATCCGCAGGGAAATGGCATACTTTGCAAATTCCATTGGTAGATTTTAGATTATTGGCGGGAGAAAAGGAGCCGGTAAAGATAACCTCATTACAATTCGGATTATCGGGGAATGAGGTAGGGACGACGACTTTCCTTGACAATATTTATTTCTTTAAGGAGAAAGGAATCGAAGCTGCTCCTATTCCTGGATATCAAAGTTCTAATGTTATAAATGTTTATAGTACGAAATATGGAACAGATACAGATTTTCAGTATTTAGCATGGGGGTGGGGTGATTTTAACAATGTCACACAAAAAGGGAAAACCTATGATACGGAAGGTAAGCCAGTTCTCAAATTTACCGATTTCTCTCTTATGGCGCTTCAATATAATCAAAATGATTGTCTGTTGGATATAAGCGGGAAAGACAGGCTTTCTTTGGTAGTTTGTCCGGAGACTGATATTGATTTATTGGTTAGGCCTATATTATATAAAAGACATGCCGGAACTCAGGCTGATGTCGGACATACGTATGGACCTTACTCATTGAGCGCGAATGTTTGGACTACTATTGACATCGATCTTTCTGATTATTATACACAGACGGGCGATAAACTGTCAGTCAGTGTTCTTCAACTTTTCTTAGAAGGTGATCTGGTAAATATATCACCTTCTACTTTTTATACAAATCATATCTATTTTTATAATAGTAATGACGTAATAGTAGAATCAGCTCCTGATTTTGCGGCTTATCTCCCTCCGGTTCGTAAAGCTAAAGATGTATTATCTGTATTTGGAGATTCATATATCGACAACGATTCGAAGATCGATGAGGTAACTTTTGTTACGGACTCCGACGGCGACCAGACAACAGATCCACAGGCCGCATTTATTGGTAATCGTGAAGTGAAGGCTCTAATCAATATGAATCATATACCGATTGAAGTTTCGGAAACGAATGTTAGTATTATGGATTATTTTCATATAGATGTATATTCAGAAGTAGAAGCAAATTTGACAGTTGATTTAATTGGAGTAGGAGATGATAAAGGCGGCCAAACCCATACCCTCTCAGCCGGGAAATGGACTCGGATAGATATGCCTAATCCGGTATCCGGTACACTACGCGTTGTTAATTTAACAATTAGCGAGAACGGTAAGGGTAAGAATATATTTATAGACAATATGTACTTTTACAAAAAGCAGAGACCTTTTACTCCAACCAACCTTGCCTTTTTTAACAGGCAACTCAGCCGGGGTGTCAATATTGGTGCTACATACGAACAAAATCCTGATTATGCGTGGAGCGACACATATATCCAGAAAATAAAAGCGAAAGGTTTTAAACACGTACGGTTGCCTGTCCGTTGGGATAACTATCCGACGGGAAATTATAGAAGTCTGGAAGAGGCTCCTTATAATATAAAGGCAGAGTTCCTGGCAGAAATACAGACTGTGATAGATAAGCTATTGGCTGCCGACCTGAAGGTCATACTAAATATGCATCATTACGATCCGTTGATGGATTTATCAGATACGGAACAAGAAAAAGAGATAGAACGTTTTCTTGCGCTCTGGGGGCAGTTAGCTGATTATTTTCAGAATTATGATGAACGATTGATTTTTGAAATATTGAATGAACCCCGCGATAATATGGATAGCAAATGGAATGAAGTCTTCCCGGAAGCTATCGCTACGATAAGGCAAGGAACTGAGTTCAGGAACGACAATAATAAAAATCGTGTTATCATGGTCGGTACGACAAATTGGGGAACAATCTATGGCCTGGAAGGTGAGAATGCTTTAAAATTACCGGAAAATGACGACCGTCTGATTGTAACGATCCATTATTATAATCCATTACCCTTTACCCACCAGGGGGCCGAATGGGTAAATCCGATGTATCCTGTCGGATTAAGATGGAATGATACGCAGAAAGAGCGGGATGCTGTCACTGCTGATTTTAAAAAGGTAAGAGCGTTCAGTCAAAAGAATAATAATGTCCCTATCCATATCGGAGAGTTTGGAGTTCATGAAAAGGCAGATATCGACTCTCGTCTTCTTTGGACGAACCATGTGGCACGGACAATTGAAAGTTATGGTTTTAGTTTTGCTTACTGGCATCTGACATCAAGTATATACAATACCTCAAAAGGGTATTATCCTTATCTGCCTGATGCATTGCTTACTTATAATATGCCTGCTAAAGCTGCGGAAATAAAGTTTCTGGACGAAAAGACTATTTATGATAGTAATGATTCGAAAGGGAAGAATTGGGCAGTATACAAAGGAGAGGGAGGACAGGTTGGTTCTACCCAATCAGATGGCGTGTTAACGATAAATATAGTAGACGGAGGTTCTGAAACTTACTCAGTTCAGGCTTTA encodes the following:
- a CDS encoding FecR family protein, with the translated sequence MDTPDKRKIDNTLNNTATQEEAKEVIRWFSTPEGGTFLSKLMDNDLKNIPLRQESDYIEHPIPSSEMYEFIINRIRRQQRGRILFKVAAILIPILLLTGQFWYIDKKVDLFDNAGYEEIVVPKGERMQLVFQDGSKASLNSESRIKYPRKFSFTERKVELEGEAFFEISSNKERPFIVDLNSINVQVLGTTFNVKAYSSDSDILITLETGKISISNKIQSIAFLKPGEKATYNKITQKCLITKSKDITQASAWKKNLIIFDNTPLSEVIATLSRWYNINFIINDPSTLKYSYTLTSHKKQVQEILSELEKIAPVRFTEQKNSSYSVSLKK
- a CDS encoding RNA polymerase sigma-70 factor, which translates into the protein MLANEKQKMYNQYNTFLEYTDEQLLSLLKRSNENAFTVIYNRYNRLLYVLAYKYLKDKDVAKDIVQQIFLKLWEIREILIINVNLKNYLHTMLKNYTLNEIRNNLTALEKNYEMAQSPIEYENEILSRLEEKEQMIALYHAINGLPEQKKIVCLYKLQGNLSNQEIAKKMQISIPTVKTHYAQAIKILRNNFDKTLLLITYLLIR
- the dinB gene encoding DNA polymerase IV gives rise to the protein MIHIDMDAFYASVEQRDNPELRGKALAVGYSEERGVVAAASYEARKYGVRSAMSSQKAKRLCPHLIFVPGRMNVYKEVSSQIHEIFHEYTDIIEPLSLDEAFLDVTENKKQMLLAVDIAKEIKQKIRQELNLVASAGVSYNKFLAKIASDYRKPDGLCTIHPAQALDFIARLPIESFWGVGPVTAKKMHTLGIHNGEKLRECSLEMLTRQFGKAGFLYYECSRGIDLRPVEAVRIRKSVGCEHTLEKDISLQSSVIIELYHVATELIGRLQRTGFKGNTLTLKIKFHDFTLKTKSITQLHELTTLNEILPLAKQLLKEVNYATHPIRLLGLSVSNPQEEREETIEKERWKQLSLEFNDWKVINH
- a CDS encoding cellulase family glycosylhydrolase: MKKSILLRLFIIVCLLTGYWGMFGVQSIKADINQLPEHNKDVYDEFIPIYSSLFGKINSLSTSDNWGQTTILSEFEIQGGNNILKLESFNTQPISFYEDAFLRSVVTHINVDLFVEQEINSLDVRLFAPRDENVTLQYVTGPLSAGKWHTLQIPLVDFRLLAGEKEPVKITSLQFGLSGNEVGTTTFLDNIYFFKEKGIEAAPIPGYQSSNVINVYSTKYGTDTDFQYLAWGWGDFNNVTQKGKTYDTEGKPVLKFTDFSLMALQYNQNDCLLDISGKDRLSLVVCPETDIDLLVRPILYKRHAGTQADVGHTYGPYSLSANVWTTIDIDLSDYYTQTGDKLSVSVLQLFLEGDLVNISPSTFYTNHIYFYNSNDVIVESAPDFAAYLPPVRKAKDVLSVFGDSYIDNDSKIDEVTFVTDSDGDQTTDPQAAFIGNREVKALINMNHIPIEVSETNVSIMDYFHIDVYSEVEANLTVDLIGVGDDKGGQTHTLSAGKWTRIDMPNPVSGTLRVVNLTISENGKGKNIFIDNMYFYKKQRPFTPTNLAFFNRQLSRGVNIGATYEQNPDYAWSDTYIQKIKAKGFKHVRLPVRWDNYPTGNYRSLEEAPYNIKAEFLAEIQTVIDKLLAADLKVILNMHHYDPLMDLSDTEQEKEIERFLALWGQLADYFQNYDERLIFEILNEPRDNMDSKWNEVFPEAIATIRQGTEFRNDNNKNRVIMVGTTNWGTIYGLEGENALKLPENDDRLIVTIHYYNPLPFTHQGAEWVNPMYPVGLRWNDTQKERDAVTADFKKVRAFSQKNNNVPIHIGEFGVHEKADIDSRLLWTNHVARTIESYGFSFAYWHLTSSIYNTSKGYYPYLPDALLTYNMPAKAAEIKFLDEKTIYDSNDSKGKNWAVYKGEGGQVGSTQSDGVLTINIVDGGSETYSVQALLEGLSIEKNATYEVSFTTKSTAGGSVSFSTYVGLNGKPYTQYGSLSFIPGTTEQTFSYTFTMHNETNNSARMAFDLGKGGATTITLKDITIKKVIEVIPQAPMPSKDAEETISIFSTKYAPDLYDPANNSALDTNNKRIILFSGFESQELPFAEISSGGRQMLHMEIYPGSWFDITIVAARGGTVSVTKSYKLNPHTWNSLDIDLTDLFSRTGGKIKSIKLSGGTGEERRVYLDHIYLYQKASVPDPDPEEEAKPLSPAPTPTAVQGDVISIFSDSYKDVPSSLDKVDGQTTVIDTITIDGISTWKLTNTNMMRLYVGSLDMSSMKYLHLDTWSPDTGILNVYLSDAVNKSGVISVSVEKEKWKTTQTLLSNLSGTFDMKNIKYIWIESRVEGTFYLDNLYFSKNQTTGNENIHNEGIVYKLSNEYLVIEATAPVSCIEIFDVSGRLIKKELPMTHVGTVDIHSMSKGVYVTQVVCSNGNRKTFKFIKK